In Desulfofundulus luciae, one DNA window encodes the following:
- a CDS encoding GTPase: MPANLTPQYHAAEEAFRNATTVEEKIAALEEMLAVIPKHKGTEKLQADIKRRLARLREEGQKKATLSRHDPFHIEKQGAGQVALVGYPNSGKSALVGALTRARVKVADYPFTTTIPFSGMMPYEEVYVQMVDTPPLTAEGFPPGLAGLLRNADALLLVIDSCAGDCIDQLENSLLLLNERKIIRSEIPPGVRAVPPHRLIIVANKAEQPEGRENLSLLQELLPPHLEILPVSAATGLNLEQLKTRLFSALEVIRVFTRSPGKEPDLTRPFILPRGSNILDLAGNIHKDFLKTLRGARIWGSARFPGQSVPKEYVLQDRDIVELLV, translated from the coding sequence GTGCCTGCCAACCTAACCCCCCAGTATCACGCTGCGGAAGAAGCTTTTCGCAATGCCACCACCGTTGAGGAAAAAATCGCCGCTCTGGAAGAAATGCTGGCCGTAATCCCCAAGCACAAGGGTACGGAGAAGCTTCAGGCTGACATTAAACGGCGGCTGGCCCGTTTGCGGGAAGAAGGTCAAAAGAAAGCCACCCTCAGCCGGCACGACCCCTTTCATATTGAAAAACAGGGAGCCGGGCAGGTGGCCCTGGTGGGTTATCCCAATAGCGGCAAATCAGCTCTCGTTGGGGCGCTAACCAGAGCCAGGGTGAAGGTGGCGGACTACCCCTTTACCACTACCATTCCTTTTAGCGGCATGATGCCTTACGAGGAAGTTTACGTCCAGATGGTTGACACCCCGCCTCTTACCGCCGAAGGATTCCCCCCAGGGCTGGCCGGTTTGCTGCGCAACGCCGACGCTCTGTTGCTGGTGATCGACAGTTGCGCCGGTGACTGTATAGATCAATTGGAAAATTCCCTGCTACTGCTGAACGAACGCAAAATCATCCGCAGCGAGATTCCTCCCGGGGTCAGGGCCGTACCTCCTCACCGGTTGATCATAGTTGCTAACAAAGCTGAACAGCCCGAGGGAAGGGAAAATCTTTCACTGCTGCAAGAACTGTTGCCGCCCCACCTGGAAATTTTACCGGTTTCTGCCGCAACAGGTCTCAACCTGGAACAGCTTAAAACCAGGCTGTTTTCAGCCCTGGAGGTTATTCGCGTTTTTACCAGGTCCCCGGGCAAAGAGCCCGACCTCACCCGCCCCTTTATTTTACCCCGCGGCAGCAATATTCTGGATCTGGCCGGGAACATTCACAAGGATTTTTTGAAAACCTTGCGTGGAGCACGCATCTGGGGGTCGGCCCGTTTCCCCGGTCAGAGTGTGCCGAAGGAATATGTCTTGCAGGACAGGGATATTGTGGAGCTGCTGGTATAA